AATAGGACAGTTGTAAAGTgcagaataaaaaaatgcaaaataaaaggCTTGAGCAAAATCTAATTTATATCAATAGACTGGTGCAATGCCAGAGAAGATGAGATGACATCAAAAGTCTCTATTAGACTGGCAACGCATTGTTTATGGTTAAGAAGCCATGCTGGTTTTTTAGAGATTATTATCGTTAGCGCATTTTAAATtacgtttttattttgaagtttttttaagattttgtacGCAACAGAAGTTAGCGAATTAGATCAATAGTTTCAGCATACAGTTCATTTCCTTTTTTATAGATCGAACCAATATTGGCTATTTCCATTGAGAGGTTACTATTCCAGAGTTAATGGATTCATAGAGCATTTTTGTACGCGTTATTGCGAATCTTTTAGCACATATCTTAAGTATTAACGGATTTACATCCTTTGATATTCAAAATACGTGCTAAAACTATCGTAATTACGCTTACAAAAATGTTCTATTTCAAAAGGATTTATGTGGgtctaatttaatttaagtctTTATTTTGTAGCTGTTTGTTTATGTGATTGTGTATGTTTGTTAATATAATTGTGTATGAGCTTTGGATTGTTCTGGGATTTTGATACTATTTCTTTCTCACGCACAGCGGGAAAAAATGGTGTTTTTTGtaccaaaattatattttttaattttttcattacaattgctatatttaagatttaataaacagcagccgtggcgcagtggtagcgcacttgcctaaGAAACAAAGGATTCGTGGTTCAAACCCCGCCTCTGGGCAAGACTTGCGACattggttaggaaggaggcgtgaactccAATTAAAtactcatccgcggtgctctgtgataagagcgtaaggacttcttggggcacctaaataaataaataaatatatatatatatatatatatatatatatatatatatatatatatatatatatatatatatatatatatatatatatatacacacacaataaaaaaaattaaaagccaGCATTTCCAAATGTTaggaataatatttattgaaggaataaatttctttaaaagtctAATCAAGACAAAAATCCCAACACTACAATTTATTGTATTGGGCACCATACTTAATAAACtctgttttttgttgttgttgttgtttaaaataaattatttcatttttaattaaaactgcgttacaataattaaacaaattttagctTGAATTTAcaagaagttttttaaacattttttcggATTACAAATATAcggttattatttatatcactGAGCATGGTAACCGTtgctcttttttaaaagttttacgcTGAAACGTAAATATGAAAGCAATTATAGTTGCAATTTTCCTCgtgaaaaaaaaagctatttggAAGACAGAAAAATGTTCCGCCTCTATTGATACACAAAACATAcattaatctaaaataaaacatttaatctaAATAGAcagcattttaaatattataatttgttacaaaaaagatattctattttttaaatttaagtcaaATCCAAAAATTTTCTAACAATATCATTAAACTGCATTTAACTACGATAGCTCTTAACTCATCACAATGATGGAAATTTTTTAGACTCAATAAACTTTTCAGTGTAAAACTTTTACACGTTGCTTTGGATGTTTGTTCTGGTGTAACACCAAGCGGAATCTTCTGCCTATCAAAATACTCCCTTAGATGGAAGTTGATTATGTGAAACTTCTATCAAGGTGAAATCTTCTTTGGAAAGAAATCATTAGCATATAGCTTTAAATGAAGCATGaacttatcttttttattatcaagtttcatttaaaacaacattcagaaacttaattaaataaaagctaaTCAGTACTTACTTTCTGAAAATAATAGTACTGGGATAATAATAGTACTGGGATAATAAAAGTACTGAGATAATAATAGTACTGAGGTACTTGTGTCTCCTAAACTTATTTCGACTAGTGGGCTCgccaacttttttaaaactcattagTGTTTCAATACATTCCAGATATTAAATTTGAGAATGGAGTCTCGTTTCCTCCAAAGAACTTAAAATACTGGCACAGTTTGGTTCATCAAACTTACCACCATTATAACTAAACCTGATAACTGTTTTCTTTTCAAGAAAGATCTTCAGGTTTTTTATCCGTGAAGAGAATAAGAAGATTTAGAGATTGTTGTTCTTCCTCAATATCAATGCGTCATCAATACGTACAACAGAATTCAACCCAATTTTCTAAAGGAATATACTTTAGTTGCAGCATAGATCGGTGAGTAcgatgaataatatatatttaaaaagttaaaaagtaatacCGTACAATTTGAAAGATCATAACTTATATTCAAGTTCATGATGGCTTCACTCATTATACGCCTTGAAGGTGATCGGTCAGTGATCGGCGATTGGTCTctctgcattttaaaaaaatgagtggTTTATACTCTTGCGAGTTTTATATTTGTACTGTCATAAGCAACATATTTTTACCATACAATAAAAAACTCTGTCATCAGCATTTGAATTCTTTGaagtaattataattaaaaaataatttggaatgaagattttgaacagttttttttgttgttgttacaagAGTAATGAATACCAGAATCAACAACTTGAAAGCTCAAaatgactattttttttttgatggaatttttctaactttttctaGCAAAATACTTTATACAACATGCAGCACAATAGCCATTGTTTCGCTTCATTCTTCCAAAATCTTGATGACAACCATTTAACGAGAGTTTATGTTTAAACTAAATCCAGGATCAAAAAGTCTTTGATCAGTTGAATCAATGAATAAATCTTCGAAGACACATTTGTCTCTATTTACACGACAAAAACAGATCCATTTCCTCTTTTCTGAATAAGATCTTGCTTTttgcaagtttattttttaaaaataaagaatttgtttagtACTTtctacattatatttttttaactttttaaactagtattctaaaaaattgtcttattaaaaaaaaattatcaggcAACTGACGTAGTTTATTGAGATTTGTCAGAATTGTGACGTACTTTatatctaaattgaaaaaaactttggcATGAAACCGAAAACACATATTTTGCAAATTGGAAAAAGTTACTCTCAAAAAACACCCCAAGTATCACCCTGGTTTAGgaaaattagtttttctaattttttttatcataaatacgattaaaatatataatcaaattttatatttcatcaaatacattttttgctcttaaaattACAGCCATTAAAAGTTTAGAGCCctatctttttttgaaagtttagaTTTctagaaaaagaattaaataataaaaaacggcTTTCTATCTTATGTCAACCTACTTGAAAGAGAAGCCTTAAAAAGCCTGaactaaaaataacttcaactgaaaacatctaaaaaaaagcaatgtggtagatattttttataaactattaattatttattttaaaatataaaataagacttGAGAAAAGCAAAAGAATTGATTTGTAgttaatgttcttttttattttatttagaaaatgggTTATGTATTTTGTTCCGTCACAATTTTTATGTTCTTgcttatttctttaataatgaGCGTGATTTCAATTCTAAGTAATCAGTGGTGGGTTGGAAAATTTAAAGCTGATGTTCCTCTCTCAAAATATGGTTGCTGCATGAACATTGAGTTTTCAGTAACGTACACTTTTACGGAATCGTGTTGGTTGATGACCATTACGAACGCGGCAAAGTTTAATATTACCGCTTATTCTGTGGTTAAAAAATGCGAAGGAGAACAAACTccattagaaaaaataataaaaaagggaAATTTGGATGGTAAGTAAAcaacattttctgaaaaataaataaaatattgattttaaagatttatttttttgtctttgtgTTTTTGCGCAAAGTTGCTActaaactttgataaaaatctgATCCCACACATAaatacacacacgcacacacacatacacacacacacacacacacacacacacacacacacacacacacacacacacacacacacacacacacacacacacacacacgcacacgcACATAGACAGACACGCGCACACACATATGTATTACACCatttataattacattattttaataaatattatttatagcttttatgtacacatatatttgtatatttgtttcTTTGGTATTCAACGTAATGGCTTTAACcttctcatttttaaaatatccatTTGCTTGCAAAACAAGTCAACCTGGTTTTCACATTTCTACAATAGTGGCATCACTGTTCTCAGGTAACTATATCTCGTTAGTACGTGAATCACTGTACCTTTTTTGGTATTTAaaggctgtccattaattacgtcaacaattttttggcaatttttacctcCTCTTTCCCCCTGTcaacaactttttaaacttcCAAGTATCTCGTGtgtatttatttagttatgtattTATCGAGTCTTTTTAAAGCACAATacggtttttaaaaactaggaacataaaaagctttattaaaaactgaGGGTTGAGCGAGTGTGTAACACAGGACTGCAAACGCTGCTTAATTTTCcgcttttaaagtaattaaatttatttaaaaacgtgaCATTGTTGATGGCAACTTGCCTTGATCTccctcctcccccccccctcccttccTTGTCAacagttatcaaaaaaaatctgtcCCGCCTTCCTCCCCATTTtattgacgtaattaatggacagccccttaAGCAGGCCTGCCGAGAAGGAGGGGAGGGCAAAAGGGAAAGTTTATCCCGAGCTTAGCAGATATTCAAGGGGCGCCAAATGAAAAGaagataccaaaaaaaattaaaaaaaaataattcttcatctataatatagggaaatttttataaataagggCGCCAATCAGGGTTGCTGTCCCAGGCGGCGTGACGGCTCTCGATGGCCCTGCTCATAAGACAGTTAAGCTTTTGCGATTTCTATAGcttcaaataataatgataaaagttaCATCTAAGTTATGTTAATtaggaaagaggcgtgaactacTTATtcaatgctcatccgcggtgcccGCGGTGCCCtgtaataagaccgtaaggacttcttgggcacctaaataaaaaataaataaaaaaaactttttctctttttaataaatattataatgttgtttaatttaatcctaaaaaaataaaattttattcaaagcaTTAATATGTTCCtgatatttaaagaatttaaacatGTATcagaatacaattttttcaatgaaatttttttgctaattacttttcaactaaaacaatactgaaacatatttaaaatttgttttctggTAATTACTAATTAGAACAGAAGAAAATTGTGCaaaccttaaattttttaaacatttattaatagttttaataatttatgaaaGCAATTATAGTTGTTATCTAAATATCTTGATATGATAAAATCTTGATATGCCTAAGTTTTTCTAAGTATCTAAATATCTAAACCTAAATATCaaagcctttttttttcataaattttttttacaaaattaagatCAATTGTTATATGTATTATTGACTTTAAggaaatgttttgttttttttaccgtaaattatagttataatggcaattatacatttaaatatgaaGTAAAGAAGTAGGTATATGATATGAATGaatattaactttttactaCGGGTGAAAACTAACACGACAGATTTCTTTTTGTACtaaccaatttttttatattttgcctatagcttttaacttttcaaaaaaaaattcgataGATTTTGTTACGTAACATTAACCATCGAACAGCTTTAGATTTGTTTTTACCTTACCTACAAAGCTACAATGTGTAGCTTCTAGCATACAGTAATAAGACCATTAGAAAAGAAGCTACAATACTAACTAGCTTTAGATTTGGCGTTATGCTTTAGTTAGCTACTAAGGTATGCTAAAAAGCTAAAAAGTTATCATATGTAGACACAACATGTCGTAATAAAATGGcaataattaagtaaaaaagatcgcaatatttattctttctaatatatataagacgtaaaagacaaaattaaacaaaaagagaaaaaaattgccaaaaaatgctataaaagaattaaataatatctAGTCGTTAGCTCATTTTCCACAGGAACGATAtcaaatagatatttatatagaCGGTCTTAATACTTGCATAAACGCGGGTCAGGaccaaaaaaatttctaaaaaataattgcaacttacaatattcaaaaacataaTTGCAAGAATTTCAAATTTGTAAAGTTCGAATATGATTgcacttaaacaaaaaagaaattttcagGAACTTACAATATGAAAATAGTAAAATCTCACCTAAAGAAAGTTAAATTTAGAAATGTTGAGCCATACAtgattctaaaaatttaaaaagttaattaacgGGATTAAGTGCTTAATACCGCGAATTCGGGATTATTAAAACTGCGAGATCATGGGATTTTGGGATCCCAGGATCCCCAGTCCTGCTTTacatacttattttataaactgaTTATTGAAAAATCGCCCAAGTTCGGTCGCCTTGTAACTTCGGtcatttaagaataaataacaaaagtgcatgcgtttttcaaattttaaaaactttattttttgacacttctctt
The nucleotide sequence above comes from Hydra vulgaris chromosome 09, alternate assembly HydraT2T_AEP. Encoded proteins:
- the LOC101235924 gene encoding uncharacterized protein LOC101235924 isoform X5 codes for the protein MGYVFCSVTIFMFLLISLIMSVISILSNQWWVGKFKADVPLSKYGCCMNIEFSVTYTFTESCWLMTITNAAKFNITAYSVVKKCEGEQTPLEKIIKKGNLDAFMYTYICIFVSLVFNVMALTFSFLKYPFACKTSQPGFHISTIVASLFSAFTSMIAVFVFTKNVYYKAPFMQAIKFDAPVIAKDLPESISKLVLKIFSKVKTSDLSKKFSKGHSYTILCVGTCFLFVALLLCGIEFCLIRKVCSNRFSKPMLIKAKRICKKNNLLITHSV
- the LOC101235924 gene encoding uncharacterized protein LOC101235924 isoform X3, translating into MTPNLKVQNNKKMGYVFCSVTIFMFLLISLIMSVISILSNQWWVGKFKADVPLSKYGCCMNIEFSVTYTFTESCWLMTITNAAKFNITAYSVVKKCEGEQTPLEKIIKKGNLDAFMYTYICIFVSLVFNVMALTFSFLKYPFACKTSQPGFHISTIVASLFSAFTSMIAVFVFTKNVYYKAPFMQAIKFDAPVIAKDLPESISKLVLKIFSKVKTSDLSKKFSKGHSYTILCVGTCFLFVALLLCGIEFCLIRKVCSNRFSKPMLIKAKRICKKNNLLITHSV
- the LOC101235924 gene encoding uncharacterized protein LOC101235924 isoform X1, whose amino-acid sequence is MNLRRLPEKMGYVFCSVTIFMFLLISLIMSVISILSNQWWVGKFKADVPLSKYGCCMNIEFSVTYTFTESCWLMTITNAAKFNITAYSVVKKCEGEQTPLEKIIKKGNLDAFMYTYICIFVSLVFNVMALTFSFLKYPFACKTSQPGFHISTIVASLFSAFTSMIAVFVFTKNVYYKAPFMQAIKFDAPVIAKDLPESISKLVLKIFSKVKTSDLSKKFSKGHSYTILCVGTCFLFVALLLCGIEFCLIRKVCSNRFSKPMLIKAKRICKKNNLLITHSV
- the LOC101235924 gene encoding uncharacterized protein LOC101235924 isoform X4, translated to MKKMGYVFCSVTIFMFLLISLIMSVISILSNQWWVGKFKADVPLSKYGCCMNIEFSVTYTFTESCWLMTITNAAKFNITAYSVVKKCEGEQTPLEKIIKKGNLDAFMYTYICIFVSLVFNVMALTFSFLKYPFACKTSQPGFHISTIVASLFSAFTSMIAVFVFTKNVYYKAPFMQAIKFDAPVIAKDLPESISKLVLKIFSKVKTSDLSKKFSKGHSYTILCVGTCFLFVALLLCGIEFCLIRKVCSNRFSKPMLIKAKRICKKNNLLITHSV